The following are encoded together in the Pseudodesulfovibrio indicus genome:
- a CDS encoding bifunctional acetate--CoA ligase family protein/GNAT family N-acetyltransferase, whose amino-acid sequence MSVINLEYLFKPRSVAVIGATNDPRNAGNIVMRNIMAGGFLGPVMPVSSQAEAIAGVLTYPSVRHLPKTPDLAVVCSPLDEVPEVIHSLKERGTKAAVLMGAGFASMTAEESQDIRSTILSIANPPDIRILGPKSLGFMVPSLNLNASLAHARVEPGKVAFISQSDSLFATVLDWAIDKGVGFSHMVALGSRIDVTFADILDYLGSDPLTRSIMLYVESIKDAREFMSAARAASRNKPVLVIRPGHALDSVLAGSRRRAAWGYSMDEVYDVAFRRAGMLRVEDIDGLFDAAQTLSAPRQVYDRKLAILTNGTSAGILAADRLMVGGGELAPLDEDTIKSIDKVLGEENWSRANPVDIPFNADGKAYSDVLKLLLKDKNSNGILAMHVPWTAQPDVEVAEAIRDALKRVKRMVLTAWLGSGKAGQAREVFRNAGVPTYETPTQAVQAFLYMAEYLHNQEMLIETPDSLPTDFFPDTAGARNIVRNALDQGRDALTEPEAKDILAAYGIPVVETRIAVSAKEAVIAADELGYPVALKLRSPQIPQPFDVGGVLLDLETPERVWEGAASILARCTRERPDAYIEGFTVQKMGRRPGAHELSVSAHLDPVFGPVLLFGHGGMAREMIRDQALTLPPLSMSLAKELVSRTRISTLLRGTPSHLAADIDDICLTLIQISQLIVDVPQITSIDINPLYADPEGVLALDAKIDLAPFEGEGESRLAIRPYPRELEECVTLKKGRQVTLRPIRPEDEDTHRAFLANLSDEDLRLRFFGVVQREFDHKDIARFTQIDYDREMAFIATALDERGDPETLGVMRTNTRPDNSEAEFAIVVRSDQKGEGLGSMLFYKGIRYTRDRGTAKLTGQTMVENKAMQGLAKKFGFVITPDPDDPDLVDMVLDLEKAEG is encoded by the coding sequence ATGAGCGTCATCAATCTCGAATACCTGTTCAAACCTCGGTCAGTAGCGGTCATCGGGGCCACCAATGATCCGCGCAACGCGGGCAATATCGTCATGCGCAACATCATGGCGGGCGGGTTCCTGGGGCCGGTCATGCCGGTTTCCTCCCAGGCCGAGGCCATCGCGGGCGTGCTCACCTACCCGTCGGTCCGGCACCTTCCCAAGACCCCGGATCTGGCCGTGGTCTGCTCCCCTCTGGACGAAGTCCCCGAGGTCATTCACTCCCTGAAGGAGCGCGGCACGAAGGCGGCGGTGCTCATGGGCGCGGGGTTCGCCTCCATGACCGCCGAGGAGAGCCAGGACATCCGCTCCACCATCCTGTCCATCGCCAACCCGCCGGACATCCGCATCCTCGGCCCCAAATCCCTGGGGTTCATGGTCCCGTCCCTGAACCTGAACGCCTCCCTGGCCCACGCCAGGGTGGAGCCGGGCAAGGTGGCCTTCATTTCCCAGTCCGACTCGCTCTTCGCCACGGTCCTGGACTGGGCCATCGACAAGGGCGTGGGCTTTTCGCACATGGTCGCCCTGGGCAGCCGCATCGACGTGACCTTCGCCGACATCCTGGACTATCTCGGCTCCGATCCCCTGACCCGGTCCATCATGCTCTACGTGGAGTCCATCAAGGACGCCCGGGAGTTCATGTCCGCGGCCCGGGCGGCCTCGCGCAACAAGCCGGTGCTGGTCATCCGGCCCGGCCACGCCCTGGACTCCGTGCTGGCCGGCTCCCGGCGCAGGGCGGCGTGGGGCTACTCCATGGACGAGGTCTACGACGTGGCCTTCAGGCGCGCGGGCATGCTCCGGGTGGAGGACATCGACGGGCTGTTCGACGCGGCCCAGACCCTGTCCGCGCCCCGCCAGGTCTACGACCGCAAGCTGGCCATCCTGACCAACGGCACCTCGGCGGGCATCCTGGCGGCCGACCGGCTGATGGTCGGCGGCGGCGAGCTGGCCCCCCTGGACGAGGACACCATCAAGTCCATCGACAAGGTGCTCGGCGAGGAGAACTGGTCCCGGGCCAACCCCGTGGACATCCCGTTCAACGCGGACGGCAAGGCGTACTCGGATGTCCTCAAGCTGTTGCTCAAGGACAAGAATTCCAACGGCATCCTGGCCATGCACGTGCCCTGGACCGCCCAGCCCGACGTGGAGGTGGCCGAGGCCATCCGCGATGCCCTGAAGCGGGTCAAGCGCATGGTCCTGACCGCCTGGCTCGGGTCCGGCAAGGCGGGCCAGGCGCGCGAGGTCTTCCGCAACGCGGGCGTGCCCACCTACGAGACGCCCACCCAGGCGGTGCAGGCGTTCCTGTACATGGCCGAGTACCTGCACAACCAGGAGATGCTCATCGAGACCCCGGACTCGCTGCCCACCGACTTTTTCCCGGACACCGCCGGGGCGAGGAACATCGTGCGCAACGCCCTGGACCAGGGGCGCGACGCCCTGACCGAGCCGGAGGCCAAGGACATCCTGGCCGCCTACGGCATCCCGGTGGTGGAGACGCGCATCGCCGTGTCCGCCAAGGAAGCGGTCATCGCCGCCGACGAGCTGGGCTATCCCGTGGCCCTCAAGCTCCGCTCCCCGCAGATTCCCCAGCCCTTCGACGTGGGCGGCGTGCTCCTGGACCTGGAGACGCCCGAACGCGTCTGGGAGGGCGCGGCCTCCATCCTGGCCCGCTGCACCCGCGAACGGCCCGACGCCTATATCGAGGGATTCACGGTCCAGAAGATGGGCCGCAGGCCCGGCGCGCACGAGCTGTCCGTGTCCGCCCATCTGGACCCGGTCTTCGGGCCGGTGCTCCTCTTCGGCCACGGCGGCATGGCCCGCGAGATGATCCGCGACCAGGCCCTGACCCTGCCGCCCCTGTCCATGTCCCTGGCCAAGGAGCTGGTGAGCCGCACGCGCATCTCCACCCTGCTCCGGGGGACCCCGTCCCACCTGGCCGCGGATATCGACGACATCTGCCTGACCCTGATCCAGATTTCCCAGCTCATCGTGGACGTGCCGCAGATCACCTCCATCGACATCAACCCGCTCTACGCCGACCCCGAAGGGGTGCTCGCCCTGGACGCCAAGATCGACCTCGCGCCCTTCGAGGGCGAGGGCGAGTCGCGGCTGGCCATCCGGCCCTACCCGCGCGAGCTGGAGGAGTGCGTGACCCTCAAGAAGGGCCGCCAGGTGACGCTCAGGCCCATCCGGCCCGAGGACGAGGACACCCACCGCGCCTTCCTGGCCAACCTGTCGGACGAGGACCTGCGGCTCAGGTTCTTCGGCGTGGTCCAGCGGGAGTTCGACCACAAGGACATCGCCCGGTTCACCCAGATCGACTACGACCGGGAGATGGCCTTCATCGCCACGGCGCTCGACGAGCGCGGCGACCCCGAGACCCTCGGCGTCATGCGCACCAACACCCGGCCGGACAACTCCGAGGCCGAATTCGCCATCGTGGTCCGCTCCGACCAGAAGGGCGAAGGACTCGGGTCCATGCTCTTCTACAAGGGCATCCGCTATACCCGCGATCGCGGCACTGCCAAGCTGACCGGGCAGACCATGGTCGAGAACAAGGCCATGCAGGGGCTGGCCAAAAAGTTCGGCTTCGTCATCACCCCGGACCCGGACGACCCGGACCTGGTGGACATGGTCCTGGACCTGGAGAAGGCCGAAGGATAG
- a CDS encoding terminase large subunit domain-containing protein, with protein MSSDLYVPRDHQARIEAGLARFSVLVCHRRFGKTVLSVNRLISRARRTRRSDWRGAYIAPLYRQAKTVVWDELKRYCGLGRDDCTVKFNETELRADFENGARIRLFGANNPDSLRGMYLDGVVFDEVAQMPLRVWTEVIRPALSDRRGWALFIGTPRGKNALWEIWEKAQADPDWFAAMYRASETGIIPQEELAASGREMSPEEYEQEFECSFTAAIRGAYFGQLLADADREGRITGVPHDPSMPVHTARDLGMSDSTAIWFVQARPGGTFAVIDYYEASGEGLDHYAKVLDRKGYKYGTHVAPHDIRVRELGTGKSRMEVARSLGIRFDIAANIPIQDGINAVRTILPRCWFDRERCAPGIEALRHYRRSFNDRTANFSTRPVHDWTSHAADGFRYFAVGFRPPAPGARAARTANDFDPFGRDHGRQRA; from the coding sequence ATGTCCAGTGATCTGTACGTCCCCAGGGACCACCAGGCAAGGATCGAGGCGGGTTTGGCCCGGTTCTCGGTGCTGGTCTGCCATCGGCGGTTCGGCAAGACCGTGCTCTCCGTCAACCGGCTCATCAGCCGGGCCCGGAGAACGCGCCGGTCCGACTGGCGCGGGGCCTACATCGCGCCCCTCTACCGCCAGGCCAAGACCGTGGTCTGGGACGAGCTGAAGCGGTATTGCGGCCTGGGCCGCGACGACTGCACCGTGAAGTTCAACGAGACCGAACTGCGGGCCGACTTCGAGAACGGGGCGCGCATCCGGCTGTTCGGGGCCAACAACCCGGACTCCCTGCGCGGCATGTACCTGGACGGCGTGGTCTTCGACGAGGTGGCCCAGATGCCCCTGCGCGTCTGGACCGAGGTCATCCGGCCCGCCCTGTCCGACCGCAGGGGGTGGGCGCTGTTCATCGGCACCCCGCGCGGCAAGAACGCCCTGTGGGAGATATGGGAGAAGGCCCAGGCCGACCCGGACTGGTTCGCGGCCATGTACCGCGCCTCCGAGACCGGGATCATCCCGCAGGAGGAGCTGGCGGCCAGCGGCCGGGAGATGTCGCCCGAGGAGTACGAGCAGGAGTTCGAGTGCTCCTTCACCGCGGCCATCCGGGGCGCGTACTTCGGCCAGCTCCTGGCCGACGCCGACCGCGAGGGGCGGATCACCGGGGTTCCCCACGACCCGTCCATGCCGGTGCACACCGCCCGGGACCTGGGCATGTCCGACTCCACGGCCATCTGGTTCGTCCAGGCGCGGCCCGGCGGGACCTTTGCCGTCATCGACTACTACGAGGCCAGCGGCGAGGGGCTGGACCACTACGCCAAGGTCCTGGACCGCAAGGGATACAAGTACGGGACCCACGTGGCCCCGCACGACATCCGCGTGCGCGAGCTGGGTACCGGCAAGTCGCGCATGGAGGTGGCCCGGTCGCTGGGCATCCGGTTCGACATCGCGGCCAACATCCCCATCCAGGACGGCATCAACGCGGTGCGGACCATCCTGCCGCGCTGCTGGTTCGACCGGGAGCGGTGCGCGCCCGGCATCGAGGCGTTGCGCCACTACCGCCGCTCCTTCAACGACCGCACGGCCAATTTCTCGACCCGGCCGGTGCACGACTGGACCAGCCACGCGGCGGACGGCTTCCGCTACTTCGCCGTGGGCTTCCGCCCGCCCGCGCCCGGCGCGAGGGCCGCGCGCACGGCCAACGACTTCGACCCGTTCGGGAGGGACCATGGCCGTCAGAGAGCTTGA